One Actinomadura viridis genomic region harbors:
- a CDS encoding HD-GYP domain-containing protein — protein MSAQLPTRERAAWQTIDSGQLLLIASAGLVVVVAVTQVAAVGLEQTEVAVIFGALIALGELFRMVMPGNREVAPIASAGGIGYALLVGIGPEGAPPDAPLGVVPAVHSPLQVVAVTAVGTLVGSLPHVAVGRAPRPDAMARRLFTVATVALCFRPLLSLRLDWQVLLTMMGVVVVASCFFDVVVAALIRAEAVRARFGIAMRDEIRAKLALCAATGATAMLIAVATTVMGPAALLVFTAPILVTQFAFRRYAGVRATYLQTVRALSRVTEVGGYVETGHSRRVSRLSVAMGRELGMSEEELLELEYAALMHDIGQLSLGDPIPGGATVLASPAEQRRIAELGAEVIKQTGVLDRVAAIVHLSSHPYRTGHGEAPGDGPAAAGRPLPPPLASRIIKVANAYDDLVGDSADRDRGAAVLERLRLDSAAEYDPTVVEALRRVVDRRPRL, from the coding sequence ATGAGCGCGCAGCTGCCCACCCGGGAACGCGCCGCCTGGCAGACCATCGACTCCGGCCAGCTCCTGCTGATCGCCTCCGCCGGTCTCGTGGTGGTCGTCGCGGTCACCCAGGTGGCCGCCGTCGGGCTGGAGCAGACCGAGGTCGCGGTCATCTTCGGCGCGCTGATCGCCCTCGGCGAGCTGTTCCGCATGGTCATGCCGGGCAACCGCGAGGTCGCGCCGATCGCCTCCGCCGGCGGCATCGGCTACGCGCTGCTGGTCGGGATCGGACCCGAGGGCGCGCCGCCCGACGCGCCGCTGGGCGTGGTCCCGGCCGTCCACTCGCCGCTCCAGGTGGTGGCGGTGACCGCGGTCGGCACCCTGGTCGGCTCGCTGCCGCACGTCGCGGTGGGCCGGGCCCCCCGGCCGGACGCGATGGCGCGGCGGCTGTTCACGGTGGCCACCGTCGCGCTGTGCTTCCGGCCGCTGCTGTCGCTGCGGCTCGACTGGCAGGTGCTGCTGACCATGATGGGCGTCGTGGTGGTGGCGTCCTGCTTCTTCGACGTCGTCGTCGCCGCGCTGATCCGCGCGGAGGCGGTCCGGGCCAGGTTCGGGATCGCGATGCGCGACGAGATCCGCGCCAAGCTGGCGCTGTGCGCGGCCACCGGCGCGACCGCCATGCTCATCGCGGTCGCCACCACGGTGATGGGGCCGGCCGCGCTGCTGGTGTTCACCGCCCCGATCCTGGTCACCCAGTTCGCGTTCCGCCGCTACGCCGGGGTCCGCGCCACGTACCTGCAGACCGTACGGGCCCTGTCGCGGGTCACCGAGGTCGGCGGCTACGTGGAGACCGGGCATTCCCGCCGCGTCTCCCGGCTGTCGGTGGCGATGGGCCGCGAGCTGGGCATGTCCGAGGAGGAACTGCTGGAACTGGAGTACGCGGCCCTGATGCACGACATCGGGCAGCTCTCCCTGGGCGACCCCATCCCGGGCGGCGCCACCGTGCTGGCCTCGCCCGCCGAGCAGCGCCGGATCGCCGAGCTGGGCGCCGAGGTGATCAAGCAGACCGGGGTGCTCGACCGGGTGGCCGCGATCGTCCATCTGTCGTCCCACCCGTACCGGACCGGGCACGGCGAGGCTCCCGGCGACGGCCCGGCCGCGGCCGGGCGCCCGCTGCCGCCGCCGCTGGCCAGCCGGATCATCAAGGTGGCCAACGCCTACGACGACCTGGTGGGCGACTCGGCCGACCGCGACCGCGGGGCCGCGGTGCTGGAACGGCTGCGGCTGGACTCCGCGGCCGAGTACGACCCGACCGTGGTCGAGGCGCTCCGCCGTGTCGTCGACCGCCGTCCCCGGCTGTGA
- a CDS encoding biotin carboxylase N-terminal domain-containing protein has protein sequence MYESVLVASRGEIASRIIHTVRALGLKAIAVYSEADADLPFVAEADEAILLGPAEPALSYLDVPRILEAARRTNARAIHPGCGSLAGNAAFARRVEDAGLGWVGPPPLAIARMSDRINARNLMKEAGVPVAPGVWEPVPDPGTAVQEAERIGYPVMVKAAAGAGGAMAAARDEAALRKAFETVRAAAGRSPSGGSGGGPDILLERFVERARHVGVQILGLADGTVLALGERDRSMRHGHRTMAEETPSPGVTPALRERMAAAAVRAGEAVGHRGAGTVECLVDPAAQDFFVLGMSTRLQAGHPITELVTGIDLVEQQLRIAAGEPPSFTEVAPRGHAVGLRVHAEDPVRFRPAPGEIKVWEEPVGEGIRIDAGYAEGNTVTSHYDPLLAKLCVRGETRDDTLARARAAVGAFRIEGALKTDLPFLAGLLGHPEFAAGTYDTGTVDRMRAPS, from the coding sequence GTGTACGAATCCGTGCTCGTGGCGAGCCGGGGTGAGATCGCCAGCCGGATCATCCACACGGTGCGCGCCCTGGGGCTCAAGGCCATCGCGGTGTACTCGGAGGCGGACGCCGACCTGCCGTTCGTCGCCGAGGCCGACGAGGCGATCCTGCTCGGCCCCGCCGAGCCCGCCCTCAGCTACCTGGACGTCCCGCGGATCCTGGAGGCCGCGCGGCGGACCAACGCCCGGGCGATCCACCCGGGCTGCGGGTCCCTCGCCGGGAACGCAGCGTTCGCCCGTCGCGTCGAGGACGCCGGGCTCGGCTGGGTCGGGCCGCCGCCGCTGGCGATCGCCCGGATGAGCGACAGGATCAACGCGCGCAACCTGATGAAGGAGGCCGGCGTCCCGGTCGCGCCCGGGGTCTGGGAACCGGTCCCCGACCCCGGCACCGCCGTCCAGGAGGCCGAGCGCATCGGCTACCCGGTCATGGTGAAGGCCGCGGCGGGCGCCGGCGGCGCCATGGCCGCCGCCCGCGACGAGGCCGCCCTGCGGAAGGCGTTCGAGACCGTCCGGGCCGCCGCCGGGCGGTCCCCCAGCGGAGGCTCCGGGGGCGGGCCGGACATCCTGCTCGAACGGTTCGTGGAACGGGCCCGGCACGTCGGGGTGCAGATCCTCGGTCTCGCCGACGGCACCGTGCTCGCGCTGGGGGAGCGGGACCGCTCGATGCGGCACGGCCACCGGACGATGGCCGAGGAGACGCCGTCGCCCGGCGTCACCCCCGCCCTGCGCGAACGGATGGCGGCGGCGGCCGTACGGGCGGGCGAGGCGGTCGGCCACCGCGGCGCCGGGACCGTGGAGTGCCTGGTCGATCCCGCCGCCCAGGACTTCTTCGTCCTGGGGATGAGCACGCGGCTCCAGGCCGGGCATCCGATCACCGAGCTGGTCACCGGCATCGACCTGGTCGAGCAGCAGCTGCGGATCGCAGCCGGGGAGCCGCCCTCGTTCACCGAGGTCGCGCCCCGCGGGCACGCGGTCGGGCTGCGCGTGCACGCCGAGGACCCGGTGCGGTTCCGGCCCGCCCCCGGCGAGATCAAGGTCTGGGAGGAGCCGGTCGGCGAGGGCATCCGCATCGACGCCGGCTACGCCGAGGGCAACACCGTCACCTCCCACTACGACCCGCTGCTGGCGAAGCTGTGCGTGCGCGGGGAGACCCGGGACGACACGCTGGCCCGGGCCCGGGCGGCCGTGGGCGCGTTCCGTATCGAGGGCGCCCTCAAGACCGACCTGCCGTTCCTGGCCGGGCTGCTCGGCCATCCCGAGTTCGCGGCCGGGACCTACGACACCGGGACCGTGGACCGCATGCGCGCGCCCTCCTGA
- a CDS encoding biotin/lipoyl-binding carrier protein, translated as MAEVRAEMVANVWQVVVAEGDPVKEGDTLVILESMKMEIPVLAEEPGTVSALAVREGVVVQEGDLIAVVS; from the coding sequence GTGGCCGAGGTCCGGGCGGAGATGGTCGCCAACGTGTGGCAGGTCGTGGTCGCCGAGGGCGACCCCGTGAAGGAGGGGGACACCCTCGTCATCCTGGAGTCCATGAAGATGGAGATCCCGGTGCTGGCCGAGGAGCCCGGCACGGTCTCCGCGCTCGCCGTCCGGGAGGGCGTCGTCGTCCAGGAGGGCGACCTGATCGCGGTCGTGAGCTGA
- a CDS encoding GNAT family N-acetyltransferase: MAAYPSTPYPPRPGAAPEPGPSPVTVRPARPDEYARVGELTVEVYVNGGLVSPASGYVHALRDAADRAAAAELLVAEVGGEIAGAVAYCPPGSRYAELAGPDEAEFRMLAVLESARGGGAGRALVLECVDRARRAGLAALRLSTQRNMLQAQRLYERMGFARTPERDWAPVPGVDLITYTLDLRRS; encoded by the coding sequence GTGGCCGCCTATCCCAGCACGCCGTACCCGCCCCGTCCCGGAGCGGCACCGGAGCCCGGGCCGTCACCGGTGACCGTCCGGCCGGCGCGCCCCGACGAGTACGCCCGCGTGGGCGAGCTGACCGTCGAGGTGTACGTGAACGGCGGGCTGGTCTCGCCCGCGTCGGGCTACGTGCACGCCCTCCGGGACGCCGCCGACCGGGCCGCCGCGGCCGAACTGCTGGTCGCCGAGGTCGGCGGCGAGATCGCCGGGGCCGTCGCCTACTGCCCTCCCGGCAGCCGGTACGCGGAGCTGGCCGGGCCGGACGAGGCCGAGTTCCGGATGCTGGCCGTCCTGGAAAGCGCGCGGGGCGGCGGCGCCGGCCGCGCCCTCGTCCTGGAGTGCGTCGACCGGGCCCGCCGGGCCGGGCTCGCGGCGCTGCGGTTGTCGACCCAGCGGAACATGCTCCAGGCCCAGCGGCTGTACGAGCGGATGGGCTTCGCGCGCACGCCGGAACGGGACTGGGCCCCGGTCCCCGGCGTCGACCTGATCACCTACACGCTGGACCTCAGGCGGAGCTGA
- the bioD gene encoding dethiobiotin synthase yields MSVLVVTGTCTGVGKTIVTAALAALAAARGAEVAVVKPGQTGVGPDEPGDLDVVRRLAGVDDLHEFARFPDPLSPAAAARHAGAPPLRLADVAERVQKLSETRRLVLVEGAGGLLVRYDEEGTTVADLARWLGASVVVVARPDLGTLNHTALTLEAMAHRGVQPAGVVLGAWPDEPDLVMRSNIRDLETIAARPLAGALPAGAGSLDPVEFLLAAHGGLAAPFGGAFDPAVFRETHDPLR; encoded by the coding sequence GTGAGCGTGCTCGTGGTGACCGGGACCTGCACCGGGGTCGGCAAGACGATCGTCACCGCCGCCTTGGCGGCCCTCGCGGCGGCCCGCGGCGCCGAGGTGGCCGTCGTCAAGCCGGGGCAGACCGGGGTGGGGCCGGACGAGCCCGGCGATCTCGACGTCGTACGGCGGCTGGCCGGCGTCGACGACCTGCACGAGTTCGCCCGCTTCCCCGACCCGCTCTCGCCCGCCGCGGCGGCCCGCCACGCCGGCGCCCCGCCGCTCCGGCTCGCCGATGTGGCCGAGCGCGTCCAGAAGCTGAGCGAGACGCGGCGGCTGGTCCTGGTCGAGGGGGCGGGCGGCCTCCTGGTCCGGTACGACGAGGAGGGCACCACCGTCGCCGACCTGGCCCGCTGGCTCGGCGCGTCGGTGGTCGTGGTCGCCCGTCCCGATCTGGGCACCCTCAACCACACCGCCCTCACCCTGGAGGCGATGGCGCACCGCGGCGTGCAGCCTGCCGGGGTGGTGCTGGGGGCGTGGCCGGACGAGCCCGACCTGGTGATGCGCAGCAACATCCGCGACCTGGAGACCATCGCGGCCCGGCCGCTGGCCGGCGCGCTCCCCGCGGGCGCCGGATCGCTGGACCCCGTCGAGTTCCTGCTGGCCGCGCACGGCGGGCTGGCGGCCCCGTTCGGGGGCGCCTTCGACCCCGCCGTCTTCCGAGAGACCCACGACCCTCTACGGTGA
- the bioB gene encoding biotin synthase BioB, giving the protein MSDILEVARRQVLDEGRGLSGAQVLECLTLPDDRLGELLALAHEVRMRWCGPEVEVEGIVSLKTGGCPEDCHFCSQSGQFTSPVRAVWLNIPDLVRAAKETAETGATEFCIVAAVRGPDERLMSQVREGVKAINDAVEINIACSLGMLTQDQVDELAAMGVHRYNHNLETARSHFPSVVTTHTWEERWDTLRMVKEAGMEVCCGGIIGMGETVEQRAEFAGQLAEVEPDEVPLNFLAPRPGTPFADRPLVEGPEALKTIAAFRLALPRTILRYAGGRELTLGDLGTRDGMLGGINAIIVGNYLTTLGRPAEQDLELLTELQMPIKALSQTL; this is encoded by the coding sequence GTGAGCGACATCCTCGAAGTGGCCCGGCGCCAGGTGCTCGACGAGGGCCGCGGCCTGTCGGGCGCGCAGGTCCTGGAGTGCCTGACGCTGCCCGACGACCGGCTCGGGGAACTGCTCGCCCTCGCCCACGAGGTCCGCATGCGCTGGTGCGGCCCCGAGGTCGAGGTGGAGGGGATCGTCTCGCTGAAGACCGGCGGCTGCCCCGAGGACTGCCACTTCTGCTCGCAGTCCGGGCAGTTCACCTCCCCCGTCCGCGCGGTGTGGCTGAACATCCCCGACCTGGTGCGGGCGGCGAAGGAGACCGCCGAGACCGGCGCCACCGAGTTCTGCATCGTCGCCGCCGTCCGCGGCCCCGACGAGCGGCTGATGTCCCAGGTCCGCGAGGGCGTCAAGGCGATCAACGACGCGGTCGAGATCAACATCGCCTGCTCGCTCGGCATGCTCACCCAGGACCAGGTGGACGAGCTGGCGGCGATGGGCGTGCACCGCTACAACCACAACCTGGAGACCGCCCGGTCCCACTTCCCCAGCGTGGTCACCACCCACACCTGGGAGGAGCGCTGGGACACCCTCCGCATGGTCAAGGAGGCGGGCATGGAGGTGTGCTGCGGCGGCATCATCGGCATGGGCGAGACCGTCGAGCAGCGCGCCGAGTTCGCCGGCCAGCTCGCCGAGGTGGAGCCCGACGAGGTCCCGCTGAACTTCCTGGCCCCCCGCCCCGGCACCCCGTTCGCCGACCGGCCGCTGGTCGAGGGCCCCGAGGCCCTCAAGACCATCGCCGCGTTCCGGCTCGCGCTGCCCCGCACCATCCTGCGCTACGCCGGGGGCCGCGAGCTGACCCTCGGCGACCTCGGCACCCGCGACGGCATGCTCGGCGGCATCAACGCCATCATCGTCGGCAACTACCTGACCACTCTCGGCCGTCCCGCCGAGCAGGACCTGGAACTCCTCACCGAGCTCCAGATGCCCATCAAGGCCCTCTCCCAGACCCTCTGA
- a CDS encoding GntR family transcriptional regulator, whose amino-acid sequence MNDIGKRHAAPAPRIPKYYKLKELLVELIQSLPPGSPLPPERTLAEKYETSRTTVRQALAELVVEGRLQRIQGKGTFVAKPKVSHELQLVSYTEDMRHHGLRPETRILEIGYVSADERLATLLGIRPGGRVLRIHRLRLADGEAMSVDTSHLPARRFPGLRRELPRHHSLYETLATAYDVHLSEAEETIETVLATPHDAQLLKVDVGLPLLLLSRHAFDSTGQPVEWAQSLYRGDRYKFITRLRRG is encoded by the coding sequence CTGAACGACATCGGCAAGCGCCACGCGGCCCCGGCTCCGCGCATCCCGAAGTACTACAAGCTCAAAGAGCTCCTGGTGGAGCTGATCCAGTCGCTGCCGCCCGGCAGCCCGCTGCCCCCTGAGCGGACGCTGGCCGAGAAGTACGAGACCTCCCGCACCACGGTCCGGCAGGCGCTGGCCGAGCTGGTCGTGGAGGGCCGGCTGCAGCGGATCCAGGGCAAGGGCACGTTCGTCGCCAAGCCGAAGGTCTCCCACGAGCTGCAGCTGGTCAGCTACACCGAGGACATGCGCCACCACGGCCTGCGCCCGGAGACCCGGATCCTGGAGATCGGGTACGTCAGCGCCGACGAGCGGCTGGCGACCCTGCTGGGCATCCGCCCGGGCGGCCGGGTGCTGCGGATCCACCGCCTGCGGCTGGCCGACGGCGAGGCGATGTCGGTCGACACCTCCCACCTGCCGGCCCGCCGCTTCCCCGGCCTGCGGCGCGAGCTGCCCCGGCACCACTCGCTGTACGAGACGCTGGCCACCGCCTACGACGTCCACCTCAGCGAGGCCGAGGAGACGATCGAGACCGTCCTGGCCACCCCGCACGACGCGCAGCTGCTGAAGGTCGACGTCGGCCTGCCGCTGCTGCTGCTGTCCCGGCACGCCTTCGACAGCACCGGCCAGCCCGTCGAGTGGGCCCAGTCCCTCTACCGCGGCGACCGTTACAAGTTCATCACCCGCCTGCGCCGCGGCTGA
- a CDS encoding 8-amino-7-oxononanoate synthase, whose translation MTAGDPLARFRAAAERRAKAGVRRRLRPRTPDHDGLIDLASNDYLGLARDPRLAAGAMAAAREWGTGSTGSRLVCGTTLLHAELDRRLADLTGSAAGLVFSSGFLANLGAVAGLAGPADLVVSDQVNHASIVDACRLSRSRVAIVPHRDVATVEHVLAERDEEHAVVVTDAVFSVDGDLAPLAALHRAVRAHGALLVVDEAHALGVVGDGGRGAAYAAGLAGEPDVVLTLTLSKSLGAQGGAVLGAPEVIDTLVDTGRSFIFDTGLNPPAVGAALAALDVLAAEPDLPARARDRARRMAALAADLGLETTAEPAAAVVPVVLGEPEAAVRGAETCARHGVRVGCFRPPSVPKGRACLRLTARASVDEADLTTLREALEAVAASTGRSLHT comes from the coding sequence ATGACCGCAGGTGATCCACTGGCCCGGTTCCGTGCCGCCGCCGAACGGCGCGCGAAGGCGGGGGTCCGCCGCCGGCTGCGCCCGCGCACCCCTGACCACGACGGGCTGATCGACCTGGCCTCCAACGACTATCTCGGGCTGGCCCGGGACCCCCGGCTGGCCGCGGGGGCGATGGCCGCCGCCCGCGAGTGGGGCACCGGCTCGACCGGTTCCCGCCTGGTCTGCGGGACGACGCTGCTGCACGCCGAGCTGGACCGGCGGCTGGCCGACCTCACCGGCAGCGCGGCCGGGCTGGTCTTCTCCTCCGGCTTCCTGGCCAACCTGGGCGCGGTGGCGGGCCTGGCGGGCCCCGCCGACCTGGTGGTCTCCGACCAGGTCAACCATGCCTCGATCGTGGACGCCTGCCGGCTCTCCCGGTCGCGGGTGGCGATCGTCCCGCACCGGGACGTGGCGACGGTCGAGCACGTCCTGGCCGAACGGGACGAGGAGCACGCCGTGGTCGTCACCGACGCGGTGTTCTCGGTGGACGGCGACCTGGCGCCGCTGGCGGCGCTGCACCGGGCCGTCCGGGCGCACGGCGCGCTGCTGGTGGTCGACGAGGCGCACGCGCTGGGCGTGGTGGGCGACGGCGGCCGGGGCGCCGCGTACGCCGCGGGCCTGGCCGGCGAGCCCGACGTGGTGCTGACGCTCACGCTGTCGAAGTCGCTGGGCGCGCAGGGCGGCGCGGTGCTGGGGGCCCCGGAGGTCATCGACACGCTGGTGGACACCGGCCGGTCGTTCATCTTCGACACGGGCCTGAACCCGCCCGCCGTGGGGGCCGCGCTCGCCGCGCTGGACGTCCTGGCCGCCGAGCCGGACCTGCCCGCCCGGGCCCGCGACCGCGCCCGGCGGATGGCGGCCCTCGCGGCCGATCTGGGCTTGGAGACCACCGCCGAACCGGCCGCCGCGGTCGTGCCGGTGGTGCTCGGCGAACCCGAGGCCGCCGTGCGGGGCGCGGAGACCTGCGCCCGGCACGGCGTCCGGGTCGGCTGCTTCCGGCCACCCTCGGTGCCCAAGGGACGCGCGTGCCTGCGGCTCACCGCGCGTGCCAGCGTGGACGAGGCGGACCTCACAACACTGCGGGAGGCCCTGGAGGCCGTCGCCGCCTCTACCGGTCGTAGTCTTCACACGTAA
- a CDS encoding sensor histidine kinase produces the protein MPTMTDLVHDHTDLTDTDLEWLHALVSDWQLLADLSFADLLLWVPLRSADALPAEVGPRRRDPGIPGGVHGWVAIAQMRPTTGPTAYPEDLVGKMVPTGRRGLIDVAWRERRIVREGDPEWGSGIPVREESIPVRRGVKLLGVIQRSTNLSSARTPSRLELTYLQSASDLAQMIAEGRFPAPGEEPNMVRSPRVGDGLIRLDRSGRVTYASPNAQSAYRRLGFPADLVGESLGAVTTRLCDTGEPREEALTAVLSGRSPREVEVETRGPVMQLRTIPLVVGGTRIGAIVLCRDVTELRWRDRELMTKDATIREIHHRVKNNLQTVAALLRLQARRLQIPEGRAALDEAVRRVGSIAIVHETLSLTPDELIDFDDIADRVITMAGEVSTPETQVAPKRTGSFGVLPAEVATPLAMALTELLQNALEHGLANRYGTLEVVARRYEEDGEEAAPDGDGPSSRLMVMVSDDGVGLPPDFDVESSDSLGLQIVRTLIVGELGGRLDFRRRPAGGTEVMVDVPLDHARRQGQHPPRPQGT, from the coding sequence GTGCCCACGATGACCGATCTGGTCCACGACCACACCGATCTCACCGACACCGACCTGGAGTGGCTGCACGCCCTGGTCTCGGACTGGCAGCTGCTGGCCGACCTGTCGTTCGCCGACCTCCTGCTCTGGGTGCCGCTGCGCTCAGCGGACGCGCTGCCCGCGGAGGTGGGGCCCCGGCGGCGCGACCCCGGCATCCCCGGCGGCGTGCACGGCTGGGTGGCGATCGCCCAGATGCGGCCCACCACCGGCCCCACGGCCTACCCGGAGGACCTGGTCGGCAAGATGGTGCCGACCGGGCGGCGCGGCCTGATCGACGTGGCCTGGCGGGAACGGCGGATCGTCCGCGAGGGCGACCCCGAGTGGGGGAGCGGCATCCCCGTACGGGAGGAGTCGATCCCGGTACGGCGGGGCGTGAAGCTCCTCGGGGTGATCCAGCGCAGCACCAACCTCAGCTCCGCCCGCACCCCGAGCCGCCTGGAGCTGACCTACCTGCAGAGCGCCAGCGACCTGGCCCAGATGATCGCCGAGGGCCGCTTCCCCGCGCCCGGCGAGGAGCCCAACATGGTCCGGTCGCCGCGGGTCGGCGACGGGCTGATCCGGCTGGACCGCTCCGGGCGGGTGACCTACGCCAGCCCCAACGCCCAGTCCGCCTACCGCCGGCTCGGCTTCCCCGCCGACCTGGTCGGCGAGTCGCTGGGGGCCGTGACCACCCGGCTGTGCGACACCGGCGAGCCGCGGGAGGAGGCGCTGACCGCCGTGCTCAGCGGGCGCTCCCCGCGCGAGGTGGAGGTGGAGACGCGCGGCCCGGTGATGCAGCTGCGCACCATTCCGCTGGTGGTGGGCGGCACCCGGATCGGCGCCATCGTGCTGTGCCGCGACGTCACCGAGCTGCGCTGGCGCGACCGAGAGCTGATGACCAAGGACGCCACCATCCGCGAGATCCACCACCGGGTCAAGAACAACCTCCAGACCGTGGCCGCGCTGCTGCGGCTCCAGGCCAGGCGGCTGCAGATCCCCGAGGGACGGGCGGCGCTGGACGAGGCGGTGCGCCGGGTCGGCTCGATCGCGATCGTGCACGAGACGCTCTCGCTCACCCCCGACGAGCTGATCGACTTCGACGACATCGCGGACCGGGTCATCACCATGGCGGGGGAGGTGTCCACACCCGAGACCCAGGTCGCGCCCAAGCGCACCGGCAGCTTCGGCGTCCTGCCCGCCGAGGTGGCCACCCCGCTGGCCATGGCGCTGACCGAACTGCTGCAGAACGCTCTGGAACACGGCCTGGCCAACCGGTACGGCACGCTGGAGGTGGTGGCGCGCCGCTACGAGGAGGACGGCGAGGAGGCCGCGCCGGACGGCGACGGACCGTCCTCCCGGCTGATGGTCATGGTGTCCGACGACGGGGTGGGGCTGCCCCCCGACTTCGACGTCGAGAGCAGCGACAGCCTGGGCCTCCAGATCGTGCGCACGCTGATCGTCGGCGAGCTGGGCGGGCGGCTGGACTTCCGGAGGCGGCCCGCCGGAGGGACCGAGGTCATGGTGGACGTGCCGCTGGACCACGCGCGGCGTCAGGGCCAGCACCCGCCGCGTCCGCAGGGGACCTGA
- a CDS encoding WhiB family transcriptional regulator produces the protein MDWRHRAACRDVDPELFFPIGNTGPALLQIEEAKQVCRRCDVTDACLAWALESGQDSGVWGGMGEDERRALKRRNARARTRTNLNPLV, from the coding sequence ATGGACTGGCGCCACCGCGCAGCCTGCCGTGACGTGGATCCCGAGCTTTTCTTCCCGATCGGCAACACCGGGCCCGCCCTGCTGCAGATCGAAGAGGCCAAGCAGGTATGCCGGCGGTGCGACGTCACCGACGCGTGCCTGGCCTGGGCCCTGGAGTCCGGTCAGGACTCGGGCGTCTGGGGCGGCATGGGCGAGGACGAGCGCCGCGCCCTCAAGCGCCGCAACGCCCGCGCCCGGACGCGCACCAACCTGAACCCCTTGGTCTGA
- a CDS encoding diacylglycerol/lipid kinase family protein, giving the protein MRAMLIANPMATSTSRRARDLLVRAVAGHLDLEVAETAYRGHATELARRAVAEGHDVVMTVGGDGTVNEVVNGLLEKGPSPDVPQLAMLPCGSANVFARAVGLSNDPVDATRAVLEALRAGRYRTVGLGSASPDGGAERYFTFCAGVGLDAEVVREVERRRLAGARADPSLYARTAIRHFFSGTDRERPSLTLEVPGRPAISGLFLAFVSNTAPWTFLGPYPVNPSPRAHFSRGLELFGMRSLDLMPVLGALAGMLTARTRPVRGRQVLNLHDAQEITLRADRPMAFQLDGDYLGELESITFRSVPRAIRIVI; this is encoded by the coding sequence GTGCGCGCGATGCTCATCGCCAACCCCATGGCGACCTCGACCTCCCGGCGGGCCCGCGATCTCCTGGTGCGGGCCGTCGCCGGGCACCTCGACCTGGAGGTCGCCGAGACCGCCTACCGCGGCCACGCCACCGAGCTGGCCCGGCGGGCGGTCGCCGAGGGCCATGACGTGGTGATGACGGTGGGCGGGGACGGCACGGTGAACGAGGTCGTCAACGGGCTGCTGGAGAAGGGCCCCTCCCCGGACGTCCCGCAGCTGGCGATGCTGCCGTGCGGCAGCGCGAACGTGTTCGCGCGGGCCGTCGGGCTGTCCAACGATCCCGTCGACGCCACCCGTGCCGTGCTGGAGGCGCTGCGGGCGGGCCGGTACCGCACCGTCGGGCTGGGATCGGCGAGCCCGGACGGCGGGGCCGAACGGTATTTCACGTTCTGCGCGGGCGTCGGTCTGGACGCCGAAGTGGTGCGTGAGGTGGAGCGGCGGCGGCTGGCCGGGGCCCGGGCCGACCCGTCGCTGTACGCGCGGACGGCCATCCGGCATTTCTTCTCGGGAACCGACCGGGAGCGTCCGTCCCTCACCCTGGAAGTGCCGGGCCGGCCCGCCATATCGGGGCTCTTTCTCGCCTTCGTCAGCAATACCGCGCCGTGGACTTTCCTCGGTCCCTATCCGGTGAATCCGAGCCCGCGCGCGCACTTCAGCCGCGGGCTGGAGCTGTTCGGGATGCGGTCGCTGGACCTGATGCCGGTGCTGGGGGCGCTGGCCGGGATGCTGACCGCGCGGACCCGGCCGGTCCGGGGGCGGCAGGTCCTGAACCTGCACGACGCGCAGGAGATCACGTTGCGGGCGGACCGTCCGATGGCGTTCCAGCTGGACGGGGACTACCTGGGGGAGCTGGAGTCCATCACCTTCCGATCGGTGCCGAGGGCGATACGCATCGTCATATGA